The Rhizoctonia solani chromosome 4, complete sequence genome contains a region encoding:
- a CDS encoding actin cortical patch component encodes MQHPSVRIWDIAGTDQTLKNEKKAISGRINDLAWDADSQRIIAVGDGKERFGVAFNAESGNSTGDITGHSKVLNATSIRHKRPFRAVTAGDDNTIVFYTGVPFKYDSIISTHTRFVQDVQFSPSGDVFASVGSDMKAFLYNGETGETLSEFAGAHKGSIMACAWSPDSASLLTSSMDRTVKLWDVETHQSVTTWNLGSGVEHQQVGNTWAGDNLGPTHSISSIASPSPGTFLTGSNDGRVISFTTAEGARPVAGEPHKSQVVALAHSNDKLFSTAFDDSVRSIDIGENKFSAIATPTNGQPRGIATSGSTVYVATLNGVQVLESGKEKYKLPVNNPVTAIAVYGKTVAAGSEDKSTTLYEWDGSGLKELGKLTSNRGTITAIAFSPDGSLVAVADSAGKIYVYDVVKKEVAISSWVFHSARVYSLAWTADGKHCASGSLDTHIYIYSVDSPNKNVSTKNAHANGVTGVMWIGEGILASSGADGCVRTWKVTPPS; translated from the exons ATGCAACATCCTTCAGTTAGGATCTGGGATATTGCCGGAACCGACCAAACCTTAAAAAACGAAAAGAAAGCTATCTCAGGCCGAAT TAACGACTTAGCATGGGATGCAGATAGCCAGCGAATCATTGCCGTTGGTGACGGCAAAGAGAG ATTTGGTGTGGCCTTCAACGCTGAATCAGGAAATTCAACAGGTGACATTACAGGCCATTCAAAG GTACTCAATGCAACATCCATACGCCACAAACGGCCGTTTCGTGCAGTTACCGCAGGAGATGATAATACAATCGTATTCTATACAG GCGTCCCCTTTAAGTATGATTCCATTATCAGTACACACACACGATTCGTTCAGGATGTCCAATTCTCGCCTTCTGGAGATGTATTTGCCAGCGTTGGATCCGATATGAAAGCGTTCTTGTATAACGGTGAAACTGGAGAGACTCTGTCAGAATTTGCAGGGGCGCACAAAGGCAGTATT ATGGCATGCGCTTGGAGTCCCGACTCTGCGAGTCTACTTACGTCCTCTATGGATCGTACCGTCAAGTTAT GGGACGTCGAAACCCACCAGTCCGTGACCACTTGGAATTTGGGTTCTGGAGTTGAACATCAACAAGTTGGCAATACCTGGGCTGGGGACAATCTC GGTCCCACCCACTCCATTTCCTCCATCGCAAGCCCATCTCCAGGAACATTCTTGACTGGGTCCAACGATGGTCGAGTCATCTCATTCACTACTGCAGAAGGCGCGCGGCCTGTTGCAGGAGAGCCTCATAAAAGTCAAGTTGTCGCACTTGCTCATTCAAATGATAAGCTTTTCTCGACTGCATTCGATGATAGTGTTCGATCCATCGACATTGGAGAGAATAAATTCTC GGCAATCGCTACCCCCACCAATGGCCAGCCAAGGGGTATTGCAACCTCAGGGTCTACTGTTTATGTTGCTACTTTGAACGGTGTTCAGGTCCTGGAAAGCGGGAAAGAGAAGTATAAGCTCCCCGTTAATAATCCTGTTACCGCGATTGCAGTTTATGGAAAAACTGTTGCAGCTGGGAGCGAA GACAAGTCaacaacactttatgaatggGACGGAAGTGGACTTAAAGAGTTGGGGAAACTTACATCGAACAGGGGGACGATCACGGCGATCGCATTTTCTCCCGACGGGTCTCTCGTCGCCGTTGCAGAC TCTGCTGGCAAGATATATGTGTATGACGTCGTGAAGAAAGAG GTCGCtatttcgagttgggttttccACAGTGCCCGCGTTTATAGCCTTGCTTGGACGGCGGATGGAAAGCATTGCGCGTCGGGGTCCTTGGATACGCACATCTATATTTACTCCGTCGACTCGCCAAACAAGAATGTTTCCACCAAGAACGCCCACGCAAACGGTGTCACAGGAGTTATGTGGATAGGAGAAGGGATTTTGGCTAGTTCAGGAGCAGACGGTTGCGTGAGAACTTGGAAGGTTACGCCCCCATCTTGA
- a CDS encoding anucleate primary sterigmata protein A — translation MAGDMRVQLQALLDDKEKQLNLAGTLGQRILAQQLELEERINQLVDAEERLQSSPEDGDSEMRTKLQELADVMQGWETENERMFSSFGTKLNGGAGMPPSPDMSSMGEFGTRTDEGSTSMRSNGPSAAQSSRRAKNAAHRANDVEFAFEIGSSLLVEVRRLQALLAERDKLIQDMKEEKDDLERAVESLRISLREQESTTDKFKEENWNLEVQLQEVRSTLNNAQASSSRLESEQKRMAKQLSSVRETSDGYKTEVGRLSDLLEELRAKHETDIAQMRKNNAGLQRDKSDLQASLDALKADMAQRERASIRFGSPATPSMISRSAIDEEDIFSTGGASSRRHLDVSAIYSQGPGGDSLHAELDESPPASPTRSTRVGPSHPSNELESTKQSLVHAQRQISTLKSAVQREKELNRDMKKRLTDHLRTNTEGEWDDDEDPEESTDVILDEPGQHSLPRITPARIRGRGRGRGRGAAPRAVGGSRVTSLAQKFGLASGSNRRSSLTPSDGEESVATIGDESEIGPQEDLTSPFVDSTRTSMDGMDPEFANVFRNARPRDGSIDSLSVRKNDQSFGSQSSRGSGRRGRGSGRRVVSRPTSIVGALAGELAGEGFSMAAEDPVSTSASLQADLGLVSPAASPSRSVFRLGQIPVSQVEEVDVEVREIDTQTDPTEPEVREIEVIREVKVPVEVIREIEVVKEVPVEIIKEVIKEVQVPVEVIKEVEVVKEVPVEIIREVIKEVPVEITKEVIKEVIKEVPVEVIKEVEVVKEVEVIRETPVDVVKEVQVERVKEVPVEVVKEVEVVREVEVIKEVEVIKEVEVIKEVEVIKEVEVIKEVPTIVYQEKEVPKIVYQDREVIKEIEVIKEPEPEPELKPDTAELATQTEPEPGPIPIPAPSTTESSTQTQLATSEMGVTAAAGSTNVSTQTHAVLMAEMEVQVDEEIGTPIATASVPLVNGAALLTTPPRNVNPGAFDDITPTPNALRAGAQLGLAPVQTRDSFLQARGPFLRPRDEDVRTVTETPTDGEWEDARESMTTPSGLTDFHSMASTINIGFQSDEDDQSIRAGRVGTYGHRWSLQPQPQTREFDSKSIDAAQPSSPTLKPTMREMSTQTDTPAPHTPGGPAVGFTRIGTPSQFKYIPSATSTPSEVAMGKRPATAPRESSDIFARQRDDRRSIDSDVSSMRSMSSPKNRPSISSVGPIVQVDRTRPPTMMLPPPPPMPPPSMPSQSMRRTASTIVPPPRPTSPPPAELLQRATTPTFGPGSSLLVPQRTLGRQQGSGMSPVGGLRQPASTSSFRSASNTRPAAIAAGASMASSSSRRMSVSSDRSSEQQHARLALADPTHPQGNGTTDPTIIHAITQTMIGEFLFKYTRKVVGKGHGEKRHKRFFWIHPYTKTLYWSDADPGSNGVSESSAKSAYIDSVKSVLDPNPVPPGIYQYSIIVSTPQREMKFTAPTKERHDIWFSALNYLLARPSTVALSPETSANRSRFGSTTPGGPSGPADEIRQQIMSSPRSARTTASNPYHEGWNTTPKAFRSQSQMSVGSVGKRAGTPAAEYMRWNPPEAQSPTKSTRAYQQQSADDSMDFENAEYDEHDDGFVPTEPEPGFEGLENVRACCDGAHDIGSLIRHPGQKSHHHHHHQTRNLDVDRSTSPRPASPAFSFRSRASSRSHGDGASIFSWGGENGEKKLSLRFGSKRSKSKRPMSPQPSERR, via the exons TGCGCACCAAGCTTCAAGAGTTGGCCGACGTGATGCAAGGCTGGGAGACTGAAAACGAACGAATGTTTAGTAGTTTCGGCACAAAG TTGAACGGGGGTGCTGGCATGCCACCGTCACCAGATATGTCGTCGATGGGCGAGTTTGGTACGCGAACAGACGAGGGTTCAACAAGTATGCGCTCCAATGGCCCATCGGCGGCGCAGTCAAGTCGACGTGCAAAGAATGCGGCACATCGCGCAAACGACGTCG AATTCGCATTTGAGATTGGAAGCAGTTTGCTCGTCGAAGTCCGGCGTCTTCAAGCATTACTGGCGGAGCGCGACAAACTAATTCAAGACATGAAAGAGGAGAAAGATGATCTTGAGAGAGCTGTCGAGTCCTTGCGAATAAGCTTACGCGAACAAGAGAGCACCACCG ATAAATTCAAGGAGGAAAACTGGAATCTCGAGGTTCAGTTGCAGGAAGTCAGGAGCACTCTCAACAATGCCCAGGCATCTTCATCGCGTCTGGAAAGTGAGCAGAAGCGGATGGCCAAGCAGCTTTCTTCAGTTCGCGAAACGTCCGATGGCTACAAAACTGAAGTGGGCCGCCTTTCCGATCTTCTGGAAGAACTACGCGCAAAGCACGAGACCGATATTGCCCAAATGCGAAAGAACAATGCGGGTCTGCAACGCGACAAGTCCGATCTTCAGGCTTCGCTAGACGCCCTCAAGGCTGATATGGCTCAGCGTGAGCGTGCTTCGATTCGCTTCGGTTCCCCTGCGACTCCAAGTATGATATCTCGCTCGGCCATAGACGAGGAGGATATATTTAGCACGGGCGGCGCGTCTTCCAGGCGACATCTCGACGTCAGCGCAATCTACTCTCAGGGGCCTGGAGGAGACTCTTTGCACGCTGAGCTAGACGAGTCACCACCCGCATCACCCACTCGATCTACACGCGTTGGTCCATCTCACCCTTCCAATGAACTTGAATCCACCAAGCAAAGCCTTGTCCATGCTCAGCGGCAGATTTCTACTCTCAAGTCCGCAGTGCAACGGGAGAAAGAGCTCAATCGCGATATGAAGAAGCGACTTACGGACCACCTTCGTACCAACACAGAGGGCGAATGGGACGACGATGAAGACCCGGAAGAAAGCACGGACGTTATACTCGATGAGCCCGGCCAGCACAGTCTTCCGCGTATTACCCCTGCTCGTATTCGGGGACGAGGGCGAGGACGAGGGCGTGGCGCTGCTCCTCGCGCCGTTGGTGGCAGTCGTGTTACATCGTTAGCTCAGAAGTTCGGACTTGCCTCCGGCAGCAATCGTCGCAGCTCACTTACCCCCTCAGATGGAGAAGAGAGTGTTGCTACTATCGGCGACGAGTCAGAGATAGGCCCTCAAGAAGACCTGACATCACCATTTGTGGATTCCACCCGGACTTCGATGGATGGTATGGACCCCGAATTTGCCAATGTTTTCCGCAATGCTCGTCCTCGCGATGGGTCAATTGACTCGCTGAGTGTGCGCAAGAATGACCAGTCATTTGGGTCACAATCATCTCGAGGCAGTGGCCGTCGTGGTCGCGGTAGCGGACGCAGGGTTGTCTCCCGACCAACCTCGATCGTGGGCGCTCTCGCGGGAGAACTTGCCGGCGAAGGTTTCTCAATGGCTGCCGAAGACCCCGTATCCACTTCGGCATCGCTCCAAGCCGACCTCGGACTGGTATCTCCTGCTGCAAGCCCATCGCGCTCGGTATTCCGATTAGGCCAAATACCTGTGTCTCAGGTTGAAGAAGTTGACGTCGAAGTTCGTGAGATCGATACTCAGACCGACCCTACGGAACCTGAAGTACGGGAGATCGAGGTTATTCGCGAAGTCAAGGTTCCTGTCGAAGTCATTCGCGAAATCGAGGTCGTGAAGGAAGTCCCCGTCGAAATCATCAAGGAGGTTATCAAGGAGGTCCAGGTGCCAGTGGAGGTCATCAAAGAGGTCGAGGTTGTAAAGGAAGTCCCCGTTGAAATCATCCGAGAAGTGATCAAGGAGGTACCAGTTGAAATCACCAAGGAAGTGATCAAGGAAGTGATCAAGGAGGTGCCTGTTGAGGTCATCAAGGAGGTCGAGGTCGTCAAAGAAGTCGAGGTCATCCGAGAGACCCCCGTTGATGtagtcaaagaagtccaagtCGAGCGCGTCAAGGAGGTTCCTGTCGAGGTCGTCAAGGAAGTCGAGGTCGTCCGTGAGGTCGAAGTCAtcaaggaggtggaggtCATCAAAGAAGTCGAGGTCATCAAAGAGGTGGAGGTCATCAAGGAGGTTGAAGTCATCAAGGAGGTGCCGACGATTGTGTACCAAGAGAAGGAGGTTCCCAAGATTGTGTACCAGGACAGGGAGGTCATCAAGGAGATTGAAGTCATTAAGGAG CCCGAGCCCGAGCCCGAGCTCAAGCCCGACACTGCCGAGTTGGCAACCCAGACCGAGCCTGAACCCGGACCCATTCCTATTCCTGCCCCTTCGACCACCGAATCTTCGACCCAAACTCAACTTGCCACTTCCGAAATGGGGGTTACCGCAGCTGCAGGTTCTACCAATGTCAGCACACAGACCCATGCAGTCCTTATGGCCGAAATGGAAGTTCAAGTCGACGAAGAGATTGGTACCCCTATTGCAACGGCGTCTGTTCCCCTCGTCAATGGAGCTGCGCTACTCACCACTCCCCCGCGAAACGTCAACCCAGGAGCCTTCGACGACATTACTCCTACTCCAAACGCACTCCGCGCCGGTGCTCAACTCGGTCTTGCACCTGTTCAAACACGCGACTCGTTCTTGCAAGCTCGTGGCCCCTTCCTCCGACCACGAGATGAGGACGTACGCACGGTTACAGAAACTCCTACTGATGGCGAATGGGAGGACGCTAGGGAGAGCATGACTACCCCTTCAGGCCTCACTGATTTCCACTCAATGGCTTCCACTATCAACATTGGGTTCCAGTCCGATGAAGATGACCAAAGCATTCGTGCTGGTCGTGTTGGAACTTACGGCCATAGGTGGTCGCTTCAACCCCAACCCCAGACCCGAGAGTTCGATTCCAAGTCTATCGACGCAGCCCAACCTTCTAGCCCTACTCTCAAACCCACAATGCGAGAGATGTCGACCCAGACCGACACACCTGCACCACACACTCCCGGTGGCCCTGCTGTTGGATTCACTAGGATTGGTACCCCATCGCAGTTCAAGTACATCCCGTCTGCTACGTCTACGCCCTCAGAGGTCGCCATGGGCAAGCGTCCTGCTACCGCCCCGCGCGAAAGCTCAGATATCTTTGCTCGCCAGCGTGACGACAGACGGTCGATCGACTCGGACGTATCCAGCATGCGCTCCATGTCAAGTCCTAAGAATCGCCCTTCGATCTCATCTGTAGGACCGATTGTTCAGGTAGATCGTACCCGCCCACCAACGATGATGttaccacctccacctcccatGCCACCCCCATCAATGCCATCCCAATCCATGCGACGAACCGCAAGCACCATCGTCCCTCCTCCTCGCCCGACTTCTCCTCCTCCCGCCGAACTTCTTCAGCGTGCAACCACCCCTACCTTTGGCCCTGGCTCGTCTTTGCTTGTCCCACAACGTACTCTTGGTCGCCAACAGGGCTCTGGTATGTCGCCTGTAGGTGGATTGCGCCAACCCGCATCAACTAGTAGCTTCCGCTCCGCATCCAATACTCGCCCCGCTGCAATTGCAGCCGGTGCATCCATGGCTTCTAGTTCGTCGCGCCGAATGTCTGTGTCCTCTGATCGCTCTAGTGAGCAGCAGCACGCTCGTTTGGCTCTTGCCGACCCAACCCATCCTCAAGGAAATGGGACAACCGATCCTACTATCATTCACGCTATCACTCAGACTATGATCGGCGAGTTCTTATTCAAGTACACCCGCAAGGTGGTCGGAAAAGGGCACGGCGAGAAGCGTCACAAGCGATTCTTCTGGATTCACCCATACACCAAGACATTATACTGGAGCGATGCGGATCCTGGTTCGAACGGAGTTTCGGAATCAAGTGCTAAGAGTG CCTATATTGATTCGGTCAAGTCTGTCCTGGATCCCAACCCCGTTCCCCCTGGCATCTACCAATATAGTATCATTGTATCAACACCTCAGCGCGAAATGAAGTTCACTGCCCCGACCAAGGAGCGCCACGATATTTGGTTCAGT GCTCTCAACTACCTACTTGCCCGACCAAGTACCGTTGCTCTATCTCCCGAGACCTCTGCCAATCGCTCTCGCTTTGGATCCACGACCCCTGGTGGACCCTCTGGCCCGGCTGACGAAATTCGCCAGCAAATCATGTCCAGCCCCAGGAGTGCCCGCACAACGGCGTCTAACCCTTACCATGAGGGATGGAATACCACTCCTAAGGCATTCCGCAGCCAAAGTCAGATGTCTGTCGGATCTGTAGGCAAGCGTGCTGGCACCCCAGCTGCAGAGTACATGAGGTGGAATCCTCCAGAGGCGCAAAGCCCGACCAAGTCTACGCGCGCGTACCAACAGCAGTCAGCTGACGACAGCATGGACTTCGAGAACGCTGAGTATGACGAGCACGATGACGGGTTTGTGCCAACCGAACCTGAGCCTGGGTTTGAAGGGCTGGAGAACGTTCGAGCTTGCTGTGATGGTGCCCATGATATTGGTAGTCTTATCCGTCACCCTGGGCAGAAGAGCCATCACCACCATCACCACCAAACTCGAAACCTTGATGTTGACCGTTCGACCTCGCCCCGCCCCGCTTCGCCTGCGTTTTCATTCCGATCGCGGGCGAGTTCTCGGTCACATGGGGATGGAGCCAGTATATTTTCATGGGGAGGTGAGAATGGCGAGAAGAAACTCAGTCTGAGATTCGGGTCCAAGCGCTCTAAATCAAAACGACCGATGTCACCTCAGCCCTCCGAGCGCCGATAA